The proteins below come from a single Parageobacillus toebii NBRC 107807 genomic window:
- a CDS encoding biotin--[acetyl-CoA-carboxylase] ligase encodes MAHSSQSDTRRKLLELFSEANGDFISGQKISEVLGCSRTAVWKHIEELRKEGFELEAVRRLGYRIVKTPDKVTANEIQLGLKTETFGRYIHFEEEVTSTQKIALRLAYEGAKEGTLVIAEQQTAGRGRMDRKWFSPKGTGIWMSLILRPPIPPQKAPQLTLLTAVAIAQAIQEKANIVPDIKWPNDILINGKKCVGILTELQADPDRIHSVIIGMGINVNQTLDQFPEEIRTIATSLAIEKGERIQRAQLVQEILLRLERLYQQYLQYGFRPIKLLWEGYATSIGKEITARTLNGTIKGIALGITDEGVLMLEDEEKHIHYIHSADIQS; translated from the coding sequence ATGGCTCATTCATCGCAATCTGATACGCGGAGAAAATTGTTAGAGCTATTTTCAGAGGCGAATGGAGATTTTATTTCTGGACAAAAAATTAGTGAAGTGCTAGGTTGTTCACGTACGGCTGTTTGGAAACATATCGAAGAATTGCGGAAAGAAGGGTTTGAATTAGAAGCGGTGCGCCGTCTCGGCTACCGCATTGTAAAAACTCCTGATAAAGTGACAGCAAATGAAATTCAACTTGGTTTAAAGACGGAAACGTTCGGCCGCTATATTCATTTTGAAGAGGAAGTAACATCTACGCAAAAGATCGCTTTGCGCCTTGCGTATGAAGGAGCAAAAGAAGGGACGCTTGTGATCGCGGAACAGCAAACGGCGGGACGCGGACGGATGGACCGCAAATGGTTTTCTCCAAAAGGAACGGGAATATGGATGAGTCTCATTTTGCGTCCGCCAATTCCGCCGCAAAAAGCGCCGCAGCTTACTTTGTTAACAGCAGTTGCGATTGCGCAAGCGATCCAAGAAAAAGCGAACATCGTCCCGGACATTAAATGGCCCAACGATATTTTAATCAATGGAAAAAAGTGTGTCGGTATTTTAACGGAACTGCAAGCAGACCCTGATCGGATTCATTCGGTGATTATCGGCATGGGCATTAATGTCAACCAAACATTGGATCAATTTCCAGAAGAAATTCGCACGATTGCTACATCGCTCGCCATTGAAAAAGGGGAGCGCATTCAACGTGCACAGCTGGTCCAAGAAATTCTGCTGCGGCTTGAAAGATTATATCAACAGTATTTACAATACGGCTTCCGTCCCATTAAACTATTATGGGAAGGATATGCGACAAGCATCGGAAAAGAAATTACCGCCCGAACGTTAAACGGGACGATCAAAGGAATTGCACTGGGCATTACCGATGAAGGTGTGCTTATGCTTGAAGATGAAGAAAAACATATCCATTATATTCACTCTGCCGATATTCAATCATAA
- a CDS encoding CCA tRNA nucleotidyltransferase, producing MKEPFQKALGIIQTLQQHGYEAYFVGGAVRDLLLNREIGDIDIATSALPDEVMQLFPKTIDIGSQHGTVVVVHNGISYEVTTFRTESEYEDYRRPGAVTFVRSLYEDLQRRDFTMNAIAMDAEGKLIDPFGGQEAIANRIICTVGDPKARFSEDALRMMRAIRFVGQLGFSLDEETKQAIIENAALLAHISVERMTMEFEKLLEGPFASRALSLLVETGLFLYLPMLRDKENELQAAARYNWRLLDSRGQRWGFLCYILCVDSAADFLRAWKLPNRLIKEVEMALRILQTIPSSSDWTKERLFEFGLEHAIAAETIRSVASGENVEEHRKKLNELFMSLPIKTKKELAVSGNDIMKWFGKPGGPWVKEILTLIERAVIHGEVDNHKERIHEWLIHRNLIRGENC from the coding sequence ATGAAAGAACCATTTCAAAAAGCGCTCGGCATTATTCAAACATTGCAGCAGCACGGATATGAAGCGTATTTTGTAGGCGGTGCGGTGCGCGATCTTTTATTAAATCGAGAAATTGGCGATATTGATATTGCTACATCCGCGCTGCCAGATGAAGTGATGCAATTATTTCCAAAAACGATTGATATCGGTTCGCAACACGGAACGGTAGTGGTTGTCCATAACGGAATTTCCTACGAAGTGACAACGTTTCGAACAGAAAGTGAATATGAAGATTATCGTCGGCCGGGGGCGGTTACGTTTGTCCGATCCCTTTATGAAGATTTACAGCGCCGTGATTTTACGATGAATGCGATCGCGATGGATGCAGAAGGAAAGTTGATCGATCCATTTGGAGGGCAAGAGGCGATTGCAAATCGTATCATTTGTACGGTCGGTGATCCAAAAGCGCGTTTTTCAGAAGATGCGTTAAGGATGATGCGCGCGATCCGGTTTGTTGGTCAATTAGGATTTTCCCTTGATGAAGAAACAAAGCAGGCGATTATAGAAAACGCTGCGCTTCTTGCCCATATTTCGGTGGAACGGATGACGATGGAGTTTGAAAAGCTGCTTGAGGGTCCGTTTGCCAGCCGAGCTTTGTCTTTACTAGTAGAAACAGGGTTGTTTTTATATTTACCGATGCTGCGTGACAAAGAGAATGAATTGCAGGCAGCTGCCCGCTATAATTGGAGGCTGCTTGATTCACGCGGGCAGCGGTGGGGATTTTTATGCTATATCCTTTGCGTCGATTCGGCCGCTGACTTTTTACGAGCGTGGAAGCTGCCGAATCGGCTGATCAAAGAAGTGGAGATGGCGTTACGGATTTTACAAACGATTCCTTCGAGCAGTGATTGGACGAAAGAGCGATTATTTGAATTCGGACTTGAGCATGCGATTGCCGCGGAAACGATTCGTTCAGTGGCAAGCGGCGAAAATGTGGAGGAACATCGAAAGAAATTGAACGAATTGTTTATGTCTCTTCCGATTAAAACAAAGAAAGAATTAGCAGTAAGCGGAAACGACATCATGAAATGGTTTGGCAAACCGGGAGGGCCTTGGGTAAAAGAGATATTGACACTCATTGAACGAGCGGTTATTCATGGAGAAGTAGATAATCATAAGGAGCGGATTCACGAATGGCTCATTCATCGCAATCTGATACGCGGAGAAAATTGTTAG
- the bshA gene encoding N-acetyl-alpha-D-glucosaminyl L-malate synthase BshA, translated as MKLKIGIVCYPTVGGSGVVATELGKLLAEKGHEIHFISSSMPFRLNKVYGNIYYHEVGVNQYSVFQYPPYDLALASKIAEVAKRERLDVLHAHYAVPHAVCAVLAKQMVGGKLKIVTTLHGTDITVLGYDPSLSDMIKFGIEQSDVVTAVSNALVKQTYELLDVQKPIQTVYNFVDERVYHKKNANHLKKEYGIDENEKVIIHVSNFRKVKRVPDVVRAFSLIRKHLPAKLLLVGDGPEMTVVSRLVTELGLSDDVRFLGKQDKLDELYSISDVKMLLSEKESFGLVLLEAMACGVPCIGTTIGGIPEVIEDGKTGFLCELGNVEEVANKALRILTDKHLHMYMAKQAVQTVYQKFYSEQIVEQYEDIYFSLAKG; from the coding sequence ATGAAGCTAAAAATAGGGATTGTTTGTTATCCAACAGTAGGCGGCTCTGGTGTCGTTGCGACCGAATTAGGGAAATTGCTGGCAGAAAAAGGGCATGAAATTCATTTTATTTCTTCGAGCATGCCGTTTCGTCTCAATAAAGTGTATGGCAACATTTATTATCATGAAGTGGGCGTCAATCAATATTCTGTATTTCAATATCCGCCATATGATTTAGCTCTGGCAAGCAAAATTGCTGAAGTGGCGAAGCGGGAGCGGCTCGATGTGTTGCATGCCCACTATGCCGTTCCGCATGCGGTTTGCGCTGTATTGGCGAAGCAAATGGTAGGCGGGAAATTAAAGATTGTTACGACATTGCACGGAACGGATATTACGGTGCTTGGATATGATCCATCGTTGAGCGATATGATTAAATTTGGAATTGAGCAATCAGATGTTGTCACCGCCGTTTCGAATGCGCTTGTCAAGCAGACGTATGAGCTTCTTGACGTACAAAAACCGATCCAAACCGTCTATAACTTTGTGGACGAGCGTGTATATCACAAAAAAAATGCCAATCATTTAAAGAAAGAATATGGGATTGATGAGAACGAAAAAGTCATCATTCATGTATCCAACTTTCGAAAAGTCAAGCGGGTTCCTGATGTTGTGCGCGCTTTTTCTCTCATTCGCAAGCATCTGCCTGCGAAACTGCTGCTTGTCGGCGATGGACCGGAAATGACTGTCGTCAGCCGCCTTGTGACAGAGCTTGGACTTAGTGATGATGTACGCTTTTTAGGAAAACAAGACAAGCTCGATGAATTATATTCGATTAGCGATGTGAAGATGCTATTATCAGAAAAAGAAAGCTTTGGTCTTGTGCTATTAGAAGCGATGGCCTGCGGCGTTCCTTGCATTGGTACGACGATCGGCGGCATTCCTGAAGTGATTGAAGACGGTAAAACAGGGTTTTTATGTGAGCTTGGAAATGTGGAAGAAGTGGCAAATAAAGCGCTTCGCATTTTAACAGACAAACATCTTCACATGTATATGGCCAAGCAGGCGGTTCAAACGGTATATCAAAAATTTTATTCGGAACAAATTGTGGAACAATATGAAGATATTTATTTTTCATTGGCAAAGGGGTGA
- the bshB1 gene encoding bacillithiol biosynthesis deacetylase BshB1 → MDYEQLHMLAFGAHPDDVEIGMGGTIAKYAEKGYRIGICDLTLAELSSNGTVELRQKEAREAADILGVATRINLGLPDRGLYVTEEAVKSIVSVIRRYRPHVVFAPYWVDRHPDHGRCAHLVEEAVFSAGIRRYKTEPDLPAHRVHSVYYYMINAWERPHFVIDISDTIDKKLASLRAYESQFTKTAGSVDTPLTDGYIEMVESRERLLGKEAGVMFAEGFFAKKPLKIANDLLGV, encoded by the coding sequence ATGGATTATGAGCAATTACATATGTTAGCATTCGGCGCTCATCCGGATGATGTCGAAATCGGGATGGGTGGAACGATTGCCAAATATGCCGAAAAAGGCTATCGCATTGGCATTTGCGATTTAACATTAGCCGAATTATCGTCAAACGGAACGGTGGAATTGCGGCAAAAAGAAGCAAGGGAGGCTGCGGATATATTAGGAGTGGCTACAAGAATAAATCTTGGCCTTCCGGACCGCGGCTTATATGTGACAGAAGAAGCGGTTAAAAGCATTGTTTCAGTGATTCGCCGATACCGCCCGCACGTTGTGTTTGCCCCTTATTGGGTGGACCGGCATCCGGATCATGGCCGTTGCGCACATCTTGTGGAAGAGGCGGTGTTTTCCGCTGGCATCCGCCGCTATAAAACAGAGCCGGACTTGCCGGCACATCGCGTTCATTCTGTCTATTACTATATGATTAATGCGTGGGAACGCCCGCATTTTGTCATCGATATTAGTGATACGATTGACAAAAAATTAGCCAGTTTGCGCGCTTATGAAAGCCAATTTACAAAAACAGCCGGTTCTGTTGATACACCGCTTACAGACGGCTATATTGAAATGGTGGAAAGCCGTGAGCGGTTATTAGGAAAAGAAGCTGGCGTGATGTTTGCGGAAGGATTTTTCGCAAAAAAACCACTTAAGATTGCCAATGATTTATTAGGAGTGTGA
- the mgsA gene encoding methylglyoxal synthase, which translates to MKIALIAHDKKKADMIEFVTAYQPILEQHELYATGTTGLRIQEATGLKVHRFQSGPYGGDQEIGAMIARNEMDMVIFFRDPLTAQPHEPDVSALIRLCDVYSVPLATNMGTAEILIKGLERGDFAWRNIVRGRKGEINGL; encoded by the coding sequence GTGAAGATCGCGTTAATCGCGCATGATAAAAAGAAAGCGGATATGATTGAGTTTGTTACTGCCTATCAGCCGATTTTAGAACAGCATGAATTGTATGCGACCGGGACAACAGGTCTTCGCATTCAAGAGGCGACAGGACTGAAAGTGCATCGCTTTCAATCAGGACCATATGGTGGAGATCAAGAAATTGGCGCAATGATTGCCCGCAATGAAATGGATATGGTGATATTTTTCCGTGATCCGCTGACCGCGCAACCGCATGAGCCGGATGTCAGCGCATTAATTCGTTTATGCGATGTATATTCGGTGCCGCTTGCGACAAATATGGGGACGGCGGAAATTTTAATTAAAGGGTTAGAGCGCGGCGATTTTGCATGGAGAAACATTGTTCGTGGAAGAAAAGGTGAAATAAATGGATTATGA
- the dapB gene encoding 4-hydroxy-tetrahydrodipicolinate reductase — protein METIRIVIAGPRGRMGREAVSLVQKTDHFQLAAVIDRKNDGGNLADVEGFSGIHAPIYTDAARCFEEIKPDVLIDLTTPEAGKKHAEIALRYGVRPVVGTTGFTDEDIQRLTTLAEEKGIGAIIAPNFAIGAILMMKFAQMAAKYFPDVEIIELHHDQKLDAPSGTAVKTAQLISMVRPTKKQGHPDEKETLAGARGATYDGIPIHSVRLPGLIAHQEVIFGGNGQALTIRHDSFNRASFMSGVKLSVETVMKLHTLVYGLEHIIE, from the coding sequence ATGGAGACAATCCGTATCGTCATTGCCGGTCCGCGTGGCCGAATGGGACGCGAAGCGGTTTCCCTTGTACAAAAGACCGATCATTTTCAGCTTGCTGCCGTCATTGACCGTAAAAATGACGGGGGAAATTTAGCGGATGTCGAAGGATTTTCCGGCATTCACGCCCCGATATATACCGATGCTGCCCGCTGTTTTGAAGAAATCAAACCGGATGTACTCATCGATTTAACGACACCGGAAGCAGGAAAAAAACATGCTGAAATCGCGCTTCGCTACGGAGTCCGTCCTGTCGTTGGCACGACCGGTTTTACGGATGAAGATATTCAACGTCTTACCACGTTAGCGGAAGAAAAAGGAATTGGAGCGATCATTGCGCCTAACTTTGCGATTGGGGCCATTTTAATGATGAAATTTGCGCAAATGGCGGCGAAATATTTTCCTGATGTTGAAATTATCGAATTACATCACGACCAAAAACTCGATGCTCCATCCGGAACCGCAGTGAAAACGGCACAGCTTATTTCGATGGTACGCCCGACAAAAAAACAAGGCCATCCGGATGAGAAAGAGACGCTTGCCGGAGCGCGCGGCGCGACATATGACGGCATACCGATTCATAGTGTCCGCCTCCCGGGGCTTATCGCTCATCAAGAAGTGATTTTCGGCGGAAATGGACAAGCATTAACGATTCGCCATGATTCGTTCAACCGCGCTTCGTTCATGTCTGGAGTAAAATTGTCAGTAGAAACAGTCATGAAATTGCATACGCTCGTATACGGTTTGGAACACATTATCGAGTAA
- a CDS encoding nucleotide pyrophosphohydrolase, with the protein MQEKTMKQLQQEVDEYISQFKEGYFSPLAMLARLTEELGELAREVNHYYGEKPKKQTEKEKTIEEELGDLLFVLICFANSLHIDLQQAHDMVMEKFRTRDKNRWTRKEEEEA; encoded by the coding sequence ATGCAAGAAAAGACGATGAAGCAGCTGCAACAAGAGGTAGACGAATATATTAGCCAATTTAAAGAAGGGTATTTCAGCCCGCTCGCCATGCTTGCGAGACTTACCGAAGAGCTTGGCGAATTGGCGCGGGAAGTGAATCATTATTATGGCGAAAAGCCGAAAAAACAGACGGAAAAGGAAAAAACCATTGAAGAAGAGCTAGGGGATTTGCTATTTGTCCTTATCTGTTTTGCCAACTCTCTCCATATCGATTTGCAACAAGCACATGATATGGTGATGGAAAAGTTTCGTACCCGTGATAAAAACCGCTGGACGCGAAAAGAAGAGGAGGAAGCATAA